Proteins co-encoded in one Brassica oleracea var. oleracea cultivar TO1000 chromosome C4, BOL, whole genome shotgun sequence genomic window:
- the LOC106338043 gene encoding uncharacterized protein LOC106338043, translating into MVHDTPPVYVSNTRQLQDFLSLKKIEQLRLCVEITENKDERAREKSNENDCSEVEASEVQSRDENYSGSCDGCKDDEFESRFDMFDDSDGASSEDDNFSSYGESLTEDEDSPTLPPKKRYQNFSTSGSKGNLEVLKLEMSSIELEVRQRYERESPAFYVPMYDSNHTCSCPERSNRSRQATPDILGESYKNFLGDVGPAVCPTSVGIAITKQFGVKMDYWKSHRTLNFAREIDEGTPECGFEILPSYLYMIRRANPSTVTRLQIDELGRFMYVFFAFGASVNGFPFMRKVVVVDGTFLNGNYKGTLLTALAQDGNFQIFPIAFAVVDTENDDSWHWFFTQLKLLIPDDKGLAIISDRHNSIGKAIRNVYPLAARRICTYHLYKKILGRYKGNMYFVW; encoded by the exons ATGGTGCACGACACTCCACCAGTTTACGTGTCCAATACTCGACAATTGCAAGATTTTCTAAGCCTAAAGAAAATCGAACAACTACGTCTATGTGTGGAGATTACGGAGAACAAGGATGAAAGAGCAAGAGAGAAGAGTAATGAGAATGACTGCTCAGAAGTAGAAGCTTCAGAAGTTCAGTCCAGAGACGAAAACTACAGTGGGAGTTGCGATGGTTGCA AAGATGATGAATTTGAAAGCCGATTTGATATGTTCGACGACTCGGACGGTGCTTCATCTGAAGATGATAACTTCAGCTCATACGGTGAGTCTCTTACAGAAGACGAAGATTCACCAACGCTACCTCCCAAGAAGAGATATCAGAACTTCTCAACGAGCGGATCTAAAGGGAATCTGGAGGTTCTAAAGTTGGAGATGTCGTCGATAGAACTTGAAGTAAGGCAACGATACGAGA GGGAATCCCCAGCGTTTTATGTTCCTATGTACGATTCGAATCATACATGTTCTTGCCCAGAGCGTTCTAATCGATCTCGACAAGCAACACCAGATATTTTAGGAGAGTCGTACAAGAACTTTCTCGGCGACGTTGGTCCGGCCGTTTGCCCTACGAGTGTCGGAATAGCTATCACTAAGCAGTTTGGTGTAAAG ATGGATTATTGGAAATCACACCGGACGCTGAACTTTGCAAGGGAAATCGATGAGGGAACACCTGAGTGTGGGTTTGAAATCTTGCCTTCTTACTTATACATGATAAGAAGGGCAAATCCGAGTACAGTTACGCGTCTTCAAATCGATGAGCTTGGAAGATTCATGTATGTGTTCTTTGCGTTTGGTGCGAGCGTAAATGGGTTTCCTTTCATGCGCAAAGTTGTAGTTGTCGATGGTACGTTTCTTAATGGTAACTACAAAGGAACACTACTCACAGCACTAGCTCAGGATGGTAACTTTCAGATTTTTCCAATAGCCTTTGCAGTGGTTGACACTGAAAATGATGATTCGTGGCATTGGTTTTTTACGCAACTAAAACTTTTGATTCCTGACGACAAGGGTCTTGCGATAATCTCGGATAGGCATAATTCGATAGGGAAAGCAATTAGAAATGTGTATCCATTAGCTGCTCGGAGAATATGCACCTACCATTTATATAAGAAAATATTGGGACGGTACAAAGGAAATATGTATTTTGTATGGTGA